A genomic window from Populus nigra chromosome 7, ddPopNigr1.1, whole genome shotgun sequence includes:
- the LOC133700110 gene encoding F-box protein SKIP22-like, with the protein MACERFSARVLRSVLGDKSELSTSWLFLFMKLSWSLVLLDSILYLEHLLMDFNSRKSGLHQLPPLSLSYTLPELLEKEDVSESIVLNIRRLINNGAVVSGSLAESRTKLYLTFDQNIFAPVLDLLRTNCLENDRMSEVNEFWKALKDQLAMPFSIQLSERTGETLPPCFLSLSSDLKLKIWVSSCHECRDTSCINSKQQSFCSNNDIWKQKYVDEFGYASESQSFGNWKNRFGSDWKIKKNNYEETKSESCWQDFFDPRGSFTSQFRPSLLTHLF; encoded by the coding sequence ATGGCCTGTGAGAGGTTCTCTGCTCGTGTATTGAGGAGTGTATTAGGTGATAAGAGTGAGTTATCAACCTCTTGGTTGTTTCTGTTCATGAAGCTTTCTTGGAGTCTGGTCTTGTTGGATTCGATCCTGTATCTAGAACACCTGTTGATGGACTTCAATTCCCGGAAGAGTGGCCTTCATCAGCTACCCCCACTGTCGCTTTCCTACACTCTTCCTGAACTTTTGGAGAAGGAGGATGTTTCTGAATcaattgttttgaatataaGGAGGTTGATCAATAATGGTGCTGTAGTTTCAGGGTCTTTGGCCGAGAGCAGGACAAAGTTGTATTTGACTTTCGATCAGAATATATTTGCCCCAGTTTTGGATTTGTTGCGGACAAATTGTCTTGAGAACGACAGGATGAGTGAAGTTAACGAGTTCTGGAAAGCCTTGAAGGATCAGCTTGCTATGCCATTTTCCATACAACTTTCCGAGAGGACTGGTGAGACTCTTCCGCCTTGCTTTTTGAGCCTATCATCAGATTTAAAGCTCAAGATTTGGGTTTCTTCCTGCCACGAATGTCGCGACACTTCATGCATTAATTCAAAGCAGCAGAGTTTCTGTTCAAACAATGATATATGGAAGCAGAAGTATGTGGATGAGTTTGGATACGCCTCTGAATCCCAAAGCTTTGGAAATTGGAAAAACAGATTTGGCTCGGATTGGAAGATTAAGAAGAACAATTACGAGGAGACAAAATCTGAGTCCTGCTGGCAGGATTTCTTCGACCCCAGAGGCTCTTTCACTTCCCAATTCAGGCCTTCTCTTTTGACGCACTTATTttaa